TCCTTTTTTAAgtttaaatatgtaaaaaaattagagtTTGATCATTATACACAAACAGTACAAAACAATCGTCTCAAAAAGTGATAAAGAAAGCAATATATGATtgcaaaaattttaaaatatttttatggtgTCCATGTATAAATAACTATTATTGAACAATTTatgaattcaaataaattaagaGAGCCCTAAATCATCTCCTAAAACTGGGACAATAACTTGTGCAGGACAAGGCCACCTCTAATAATAGAGTAAAACGCAAGAAACCGAGTTGAATAATGGATTATAATGTCTAGTGACTACAAAAATTGCAATTGCTGCACGCTATTTTTTGTAAGAACCAGACCAGGACTAAACATTTGGTAAAACTTAAGCAAAAAACGGGACAGCATAAAAGAAAAACTTCAAAGTACCTTGCAACTATAATGAAGAAAGAATAGTATCATTTGGTATTTGCCAAAATACCCAAAATCATAAGTGGTACTTACTGACTCCAATCTATGCAGGAAAAATAATAACACAAAACTTGACATAAAATTCTGTAGAAGAGCCAAATCACTTTAAATGATTACTTTGTGGCCAAAATCAAACTCTAATATTTAACTCGGAAGTGGCAAGAAAATCAAGCCACAACCCAACTTTCCCTCTGATGTATGTAAAACCAGCAATTTCAAAAACCCAAGCCAATCCAGTGACGGCCTATTTACCAAGGCTGAACCTTACGGAAACTAAGGACAATGAAACGACACAGACTTGACGCCCCAAACTGTTGAACTGCCATACTGGAGGACTTTACTGGGGGACCAGCCAAAAATCCTGCAGTTACAGAAATTCAACACAATGACTACACAAAACAAGATAACACAAGAATGCAAACTGCCAGAACATATTTTGCTAGTTGCAGTGAAAAGTTTGCAAAAACCCACAGCAAAGccaaatattataaacatatcGAAAACACAATAAACCATGAATACCTTCTAGTTGAAGTTAAATCCACCTGAAGGCACGGCAGGAACTTCAGAGCCACCAAAGTTGAACCCTGGTTGAGAACCATCACCTGGAGGCATAACCTCATCGTCTTCCTCCAACCAGTATGTCTCAAGAATCTTCACAGCCTTTTCATAAATCTCGGTGTTGTCATGACTCTGGAGGTTCTCAATTTTCTCCAAACCCTCAGCATCATCAATCATTTGGGCATACAGATTCTCATCACCAGTGTTGCCAATATTTTTATCAGCTTCGCCTACCTTTAAGATGTTTTCAAGCCCTTCAAGACAAACTGTCACAATCCTAGGATCAGGACATATGAGAAGATCACACAAGGGCTTAATACACCCCTGACTTACCAGGTACCTATAAACcgaagtggaaaaaaaaaattgacatctcagacacaaattttttataaaactaacAAAACCCCAGGGGAAAATTGTAAAGATAAGCATCTCTATACATACTTGAGTTGTTCATGAGATCCCCCCGATGTAGCGTTTGAAATGGCCCAAGCAGCTTCCTTCTTGATATCAAACTCAGCATTTTGAAGCAATTGGACCAAAGGACCAATTATATTAGCATCAATCACATCCTGCGAATTTTAAGAATcgaacaaaatataaataaatgaaaccCTCCAATTGCAATGATAAGTTGATAACAagtcatattttaattataaaaaattcaaaaacctGAATCTGTTGTTTATTCCCAGCAGTGATGTTCGATATTGTCCAACATGCTTCCTTCTTGATGctctttttataattatttgtcAAGAGACTCATAAGACAAGGAAGAACTCGATGGTTGATGATGACCTAGGCAGAAAAGCACCAAATTAACACAAACCAAAAACAGAGTAAAATAATAATCAAGGACACAATTCATTTTGGCAATACATCAATTGCAATGCTGCTAGTAGTAAGGAGGAAAAAGAGATGGAAGAGTGTAACAGAATATGTGTGGCTGCAAAATATGAGAGGAGATTTGTGCAATGGGATAGATAATAAAGAAACTGTGAAGGAGGAGATGGTGGGAAATAGGGACAAGGCAAAGCATAATGAATAAATTGGTGGCTTAGGCCAACAAGGGTAGAGTCATTCAATCAGATCTGTTTGTTTATCTCTTGCTACTTCtgcattttcttaatttttactGATTGAACAGTTTTCTCCTCTAGAACAGGAGGTTTCCTCCATGAGTTTGATAGTAAATATTCAAATTATCAGTCCCCATGTGTATTACCATTTCCCTCAACGCAGAATTGCAAAGTGACTACTGTGTATAAGAGAATGATGAACTATGAGAAATTATTGAACTTAATACCTGTGTCTGCAAGTCATCTCCTgtgacaatatttccaactgTACGAAGAGCAGGAATAAGCACGGAAGGAGATGGGTGCCTGAACAAGAGGAGAATAATTTTTAGAACTTGATAGTATAATAACAATGGAAAACAACTTTGAACATCCAAATTTGATATTGAAAATACTCACAGTAGAAGCTCAACAAGCCGGCTACAGACACCAGCATCAATTACACCTTGAATTTTGTCATTTGCACCATCAGAAAGATATGAAAGTGCCCAACAGGCATCGGTCAAGACTTCTTCGTCATTTGAATGGATGAGTTGGGCAAGTGCAGGAAGCGCGGGTTTAACCTGTATGCAGGCGGGTACAGTCAGATAAGAATCTA
This genomic interval from Trifolium pratense cultivar HEN17-A07 linkage group LG6, ARS_RC_1.1, whole genome shotgun sequence contains the following:
- the LOC123890965 gene encoding importin subunit alpha-1a-like isoform X2; translation: MSYRPNANARTEVRRNRYKVAVDAEEGRRRREDNLVEIRKNRREESLQKKRREGLQAQQLPESANSTQVEKKLEHLPALVTGIWTDDNNMQFEATTQFRKLLSIERSPPIEEVIQAGVVPRFIEFLMREDFPQLQFEAAWALTNIASGTSDNTKVVIDSGAVPIFVKLLASPSDDVREQAVWALGNVAGDSPRCRDLVLSHGALLPLLAQLNEHAKLSMLRNATWTLSNFCRGKPQPAFDQVKPALPALAQLIHSNDEEVLTDACWALSYLSDGANDKIQGVIDAGVCSRLVELLLHPSPSVLIPALRTVGNIVTGDDLQTQVIINHRVLPCLMSLLTNNYKKSIKKEACWTISNITAGNKQQIQDVIDANIIGPLVQLLQNAEFDIKKEAAWAISNATSGGSHEQLKYLVSQGCIKPLCDLLICPDPRIVTVCLEGLENILKVGEADKNIGNTGDENLYAQMIDDAEGLEKIENLQSHDNTEIYEKAVKILETYWLEEDDEVMPPGDGSQPGFNFGGSEVPAVPSGFLAGPPVKSSSMAVQQFGASSLCRFIVLSFRKVQPW
- the LOC123890965 gene encoding importin subunit alpha-2-like isoform X1, with translation MSYRPNANARTEVRRNRYKVAVDAEEGRRRREDNLVEIRKNRREESLQKKRREGLQAQQLPESANSTQVEKKLEHLPALVTGIWTDDNNMQFEATTQFRKLLSIERSPPIEEVIQAGVVPRFIEFLMREDFPQLQFEAAWALTNIASGTSDNTKVVIDSGAVPIFVKLLASPSDDVREQAVWALGNVAGDSPRCRDLVLSHGALLPLLAQLNEHAKLSMLRNATWTLSNFCRGKPQPAFDQVKPALPALAQLIHSNDEEVLTDACWALSYLSDGANDKIQGVIDAGVCSRLVELLLHPSPSVLIPALRTVGNIVTGDDLQTQVIINHRVLPCLMSLLTNNYKKSIKKEACWTISNITAGNKQQIQDVIDANIIGPLVQLLQNAEFDIKKEAAWAISNATSGGSHEQLKYLVSQGCIKPLCDLLICPDPRIVTVCLEGLENILKVGEADKNIGNTGDENLYAQMIDDAEGLEKIENLQSHDNTEIYEKAVKILETYWLEEDDEVMPPGDGSQPGFNFGGSEVPAVPSGGFNFN